A genome region from Microbacterium terricola includes the following:
- the ileS gene encoding isoleucine--tRNA ligase has protein sequence MTYPRPSSQSGAAFGPAAVVPSPRFPEIERDVLAFWEQDDTFRASIAQREGADEWVFYDGPPFANGLPHYGHLLTGYAKDLFPRFQTMRGKKVDRVFGWDTHGLPAELEAMKQLGITEKSQIEQMGLASFNAKARESVLEYTREWEDYVTRQARWVDFERGYKTLDTGFMESVLWAFKSLYDKGLAYEGYRVLPYCWRDETPLSNHELRMDDDVYKMRQDPSVTVTFPLVGAKAEALGLTAVRALAWTTTPWTLPTNLALAVGPEIRYAVVPGGPLGAADVHRDDEAGEAESHRYLLAEDLLGPHAKELGYETPADARAAIEQTVLGADLADVHYDRLFDYYADAETWGTGTAWRILVDDYVTTSDGTGIVHQAPAYGEDDQRVTEAAGIPLIMSLDDGGRFLPQVSDVAGELWMDANRPLIRLLRAEGRLLREASYEHSYPHCWRCRNPLIYKAVSSWFVRVTQIKDRLVELNEQITWAPENVKHGQFGKWLEGARDWSISRNRYWGSPIPIWKSDDPEYPRVDAYGSLEELERDFGRLPVNETGEVDLHRPYIDDLTRPNPDDPTGRSTMRRIEDVFDVWFDSGSMPYAQVHYPFENRDWFDEHAPADFIVEYIGQTRGWFYVMHVLSGALFDRPAFTGVACHGIVLGSDGQKMSKSLRNYPDVSEVFDRDGSDAMRWFLMGSSVLRGGNLVVTEEGIRSGVREFLLPLWNAWYFFATYANASGPDGYHATWRTDSTNVLDRYILALTGDLVRDVARELEVLDSTTAAVKLREFVEALTNWYIRRSRDRFWVGADASTGSESSTEAFDTLYTVLETVTRVAAPLIPLISERIWQGLTGGRSVHLEDWPDAAAFAPASDIRTAMDTVREVSSVANALRKKEGKRVRLPLPRLSVVVPDAAALRQFDDILREELNVKDVELVELGEGTAAAYGITHRLAVNARAAGPRLGKQVQQAIHAAKGGFWTESDGVVVAGGLALEPGEYDLVLETTGRPEGEALALLGGTPGTQGGFVLLDTTTTDALEAEGFARDVVRAVQDTRKAAGFDVSDRIRLQLDFEDTADAAALASGFDAADVAGETLALAHAVRDATGAEVLAAGGPYTGPGDHTAAFAAKAFANAGGFTVTVTKVEATR, from the coding sequence ATGACCTATCCCCGCCCCTCGTCGCAGAGCGGCGCCGCCTTCGGGCCGGCCGCTGTCGTCCCGAGCCCGCGCTTCCCCGAGATCGAGCGCGACGTCCTCGCGTTCTGGGAGCAGGACGACACCTTCCGCGCGTCGATCGCGCAGCGCGAGGGTGCCGACGAGTGGGTCTTCTACGACGGCCCGCCGTTCGCGAACGGCCTGCCGCACTACGGTCACCTCCTCACCGGCTACGCGAAGGATCTGTTCCCGCGCTTCCAGACCATGCGCGGCAAGAAGGTCGACCGCGTTTTCGGCTGGGACACCCACGGGCTGCCCGCGGAGCTCGAGGCGATGAAGCAGCTGGGCATCACGGAGAAGAGCCAGATCGAGCAGATGGGTCTCGCGTCGTTCAACGCGAAGGCCCGCGAGTCGGTGCTCGAGTACACGCGCGAGTGGGAGGACTACGTCACCCGTCAGGCGCGATGGGTCGACTTCGAGCGCGGCTACAAGACGCTCGACACCGGGTTCATGGAGTCGGTGCTCTGGGCCTTCAAGAGCCTCTACGACAAGGGCCTCGCCTACGAGGGCTACCGCGTCCTGCCGTACTGCTGGCGCGACGAGACGCCGCTGTCGAACCACGAGCTGCGCATGGACGACGACGTCTACAAGATGCGCCAGGACCCGTCCGTCACAGTCACCTTCCCGCTGGTCGGCGCGAAGGCGGAGGCACTGGGCCTCACCGCCGTGCGCGCACTCGCCTGGACCACGACGCCGTGGACCCTTCCCACGAACCTCGCACTGGCCGTGGGTCCGGAGATCCGCTACGCCGTCGTGCCGGGCGGGCCGCTCGGTGCCGCGGACGTGCACCGCGACGACGAGGCCGGCGAGGCCGAATCGCACCGCTACCTCCTCGCGGAGGACCTGCTGGGCCCGCACGCGAAGGAGCTCGGCTACGAGACCCCCGCCGACGCGCGGGCTGCCATCGAGCAGACGGTTCTCGGGGCTGACCTCGCCGACGTGCACTACGACCGGCTGTTCGACTACTACGCCGACGCCGAGACCTGGGGCACCGGCACCGCCTGGCGCATCCTCGTCGACGACTACGTCACCACCAGCGACGGCACCGGGATCGTCCACCAGGCGCCGGCCTACGGCGAGGACGACCAGAGGGTCACCGAGGCCGCCGGCATCCCGCTGATCATGAGCCTCGACGACGGCGGACGCTTCCTGCCGCAGGTGAGCGATGTCGCGGGGGAGCTCTGGATGGACGCCAACCGTCCGCTCATCCGCCTGCTGAGGGCCGAGGGCCGCCTGCTGCGCGAGGCCAGCTACGAGCACTCGTACCCGCACTGCTGGCGCTGCCGCAACCCGCTCATCTACAAGGCGGTCTCGAGCTGGTTCGTGCGCGTCACGCAGATCAAGGACCGCCTGGTCGAGCTCAACGAGCAGATCACCTGGGCACCCGAGAACGTCAAGCACGGCCAGTTCGGGAAGTGGCTCGAGGGCGCCCGCGACTGGTCGATCAGCCGCAACCGCTACTGGGGCTCGCCGATCCCGATCTGGAAGAGCGACGACCCCGAGTACCCGCGTGTCGACGCGTACGGCTCGCTGGAAGAGCTGGAGCGTGACTTCGGGCGCCTGCCGGTCAACGAGACCGGCGAGGTCGACCTGCATCGCCCGTACATCGACGACCTCACCCGGCCGAACCCGGACGACCCGACCGGCCGCTCGACGATGCGACGCATCGAGGACGTGTTCGACGTGTGGTTCGACTCCGGATCGATGCCGTACGCACAGGTGCACTACCCGTTCGAGAACCGCGACTGGTTCGACGAGCACGCGCCCGCGGACTTCATCGTCGAGTACATCGGGCAGACGCGCGGCTGGTTCTACGTGATGCACGTGCTCTCCGGCGCGCTGTTCGACCGGCCCGCATTCACGGGCGTGGCCTGCCACGGCATCGTGCTCGGCAGCGACGGGCAGAAGATGTCGAAGTCGCTGCGCAACTATCCCGACGTGTCCGAGGTGTTCGACCGTGACGGCTCCGACGCGATGCGCTGGTTCCTGATGGGGTCGTCCGTGCTGCGCGGCGGAAACCTCGTCGTCACCGAGGAGGGCATCCGCTCCGGCGTGCGCGAGTTCCTGCTGCCGCTGTGGAACGCCTGGTACTTCTTCGCGACGTACGCGAACGCCTCAGGGCCCGACGGGTACCACGCCACCTGGCGCACCGACTCGACGAACGTCCTGGATCGCTACATCCTGGCCCTCACCGGCGACCTCGTGCGCGATGTCGCCCGTGAGCTCGAGGTGCTCGATTCGACGACCGCGGCGGTGAAGCTGCGCGAGTTCGTCGAGGCGCTCACCAACTGGTACATCCGGCGCTCGCGCGACCGGTTCTGGGTCGGGGCGGACGCGTCGACGGGCTCGGAGAGCTCGACCGAGGCGTTCGACACCCTGTACACCGTGCTCGAGACGGTCACCCGGGTCGCCGCACCTCTCATCCCGCTCATCTCCGAGCGCATCTGGCAGGGGCTGACCGGCGGTCGCAGCGTGCACCTGGAGGACTGGCCCGACGCAGCGGCCTTCGCCCCCGCATCCGACATCCGCACCGCGATGGACACGGTCCGCGAGGTCTCCAGCGTCGCCAACGCGCTGCGCAAGAAGGAGGGCAAGCGCGTGCGCCTTCCGCTGCCGCGGCTCAGCGTCGTCGTACCGGATGCTGCCGCCCTCCGTCAGTTCGACGACATCCTGCGCGAGGAGCTCAACGTGAAGGACGTCGAGCTCGTCGAACTCGGCGAGGGCACGGCGGCCGCGTACGGCATCACGCACCGCCTGGCGGTGAACGCCCGCGCGGCGGGCCCGCGCCTCGGCAAGCAGGTGCAGCAGGCCATCCACGCCGCGAAGGGCGGCTTCTGGACGGAGTCGGACGGCGTGGTCGTCGCGGGCGGACTCGCGCTGGAGCCGGGGGAGTACGACCTCGTGCTCGAGACCACCGGACGCCCCGAGGGCGAGGCGCTCGCCCTCCTCGGCGGCACGCCGGGCACCCAGGGCGGCTTCGTCCTGCTCGACACCACCACGACGGACGCGCTCGAGGCCGAAGGCTTCGCCCGCGACGTCGTGCGCGCCGTGCAGGACACCCGGAAGGCGGCCGGCTTCGACGTGAGCGACCGGATCCGCCTCCAGCTCGACTTCGAGGACACGGCCGACGCCGCTGCCCTCGCGTCCGGGTTCGATGCGGCCGACGTCGCCGGCGAGACGCTGGCGCTGGCGCACGCGGTGCGCGACGCCACCGGCGCCGAGGTGCTCGCCGCAGGCGGTCCGTACACCGGTCCGGGCGACCACACCGCCGCTTTCGCCGCAAAGGCCTTCGCCAATGCGGGCGGATTCACCGTCACCGTCACGAAGGTCGAGGCCACCCGATGA
- a CDS encoding pentapeptide repeat-containing protein, with product MPRRSTGPLPPRSAAPDLPRVLEDADGWRPHADLQQVRLAGLTGDVDLAHARLTECVVATASVDRLDLSGATLVDVEVEEPRATAIAAGSGRWRSVRVTGGRIGTLDLARAELEAVELRGVRIDYLALTQATVRDLLIVDCTIGTLDVPFARLERVSVEDSRADEVDTRELRAKDLDLRGLDALAYTDPTALRGATLSARQVAELADAFAAALGIDVRD from the coding sequence ATGCCCCGCCGCAGCACCGGTCCTCTGCCTCCGCGCTCGGCGGCCCCCGACCTTCCGCGCGTCCTCGAGGATGCGGATGGATGGCGGCCGCACGCCGACCTCCAGCAGGTGCGGCTCGCCGGCCTGACGGGTGACGTCGACCTCGCCCATGCCCGGCTGACCGAGTGCGTGGTGGCGACGGCATCCGTCGATCGACTGGATCTCTCGGGGGCGACGCTCGTGGATGTCGAGGTCGAGGAGCCCCGGGCGACGGCGATCGCGGCGGGCTCAGGGCGCTGGAGATCCGTGCGGGTGACCGGCGGGCGCATCGGCACCCTCGATCTCGCCCGGGCCGAGCTGGAGGCGGTCGAGCTGCGCGGCGTCCGGATCGACTACCTCGCCCTCACCCAGGCGACCGTCCGCGACCTGCTCATCGTGGACTGCACGATCGGCACGCTGGATGTCCCCTTCGCCCGGCTCGAGCGGGTAAGTGTGGAGGACAGTCGCGCCGACGAGGTCGACACGCGCGAGCTCCGGGCGAAGGACCTCGACCTGCGCGGACTCGACGCGCTCGCGTACACCGATCCGACGGCGCTGCGCGGGGCGACGCTGTCGGCCCGTCAGGTCGCGGAGCTCGCAGACGCGTTCGCCGCCGCGCTGGGCATCGACGTCCGCGACTGA